The following coding sequences are from one Pigmentibacter ruber window:
- the cueR gene encoding Cu(I)-responsive transcriptional regulator, giving the protein MSFFSIGVAAKKSGIHIKMIRYYEEQGLLTKLKRSEAGYRLYQENDVQVLLFIKSARELGFSINEIKKLLDLWKNKKRSNQDVKKIAQKHIEKLQNKMEQLKAMLSTLENLVKCCQGNDRPECPILDKLSRNS; this is encoded by the coding sequence ATGTCTTTTTTTAGCATTGGTGTTGCAGCAAAGAAAAGTGGGATCCATATAAAGATGATCCGCTATTATGAAGAGCAAGGATTGTTAACAAAACTAAAAAGATCTGAAGCCGGTTATCGTTTATATCAAGAAAATGATGTTCAAGTATTATTATTTATTAAAAGCGCTCGTGAGTTGGGTTTTTCAATAAATGAAATAAAAAAACTTTTAGATTTATGGAAAAATAAGAAAAGAAGCAATCAAGATGTAAAAAAAATAGCTCAGAAACATATTGAAAAATTACAGAATAAAATGGAACAGCTTAAAGCTATGTTAAGTACATTAGAAAATTTAGTTAAATGTTGTCAGGGAAATGATAGACCTGAGTGCCCAATTT
- a CDS encoding heavy metal translocating P-type ATPase: MSLIDNNDSKIITLEVQGMTCASCVNHVEKALAAVNGVTETSVNLATEKAQVKISAEVKISDLIRAVEKSGYKAKIFDNNKANQSFDLRKKMQKEKIILLLSALFTFPLLLPMFFMFFSIHIELNIWLQIILASIVQFIFGFRFYRSAFKAILAKNANMDLLVAIGTSAAYLLSIIEVCYQYYSNNLADMHLYFESSATIITLILFGKYLENRAKFQTSEAIRSLENLRPDNATIFQDGNEIKVKIEDVKTDDIVLVRPGEIIPVDGIILSGHSQIDESLITGESLPVEKSEGDRITGGSLNGSGFLKVTTTAIGTETLLAKIIKMVETAQAKKAPIQKLVDKVSSIFVPIVLLIALITFITWGIVSNNWLDAALKAIAVLVIACPCALGLATPTAIMVGTGVAAKHGILIKDAEALEQVHALKVVSFDKTGTLTIGQPKLIDTININSSKKEILSLSAGLQSGSEHPLAKAVLTYAKENKIESFKFNSLNAIIGKGIIGNYLGKSFILGSEKILHEHNLFLSEDQNALVAKNINFGSTISYLIESNNESSKLLGIFIFRDIIKSNASEAIAKLKALNIKTVMISGDNLGSANYVAKLVGIDEVYANVLPDEKLNIIQNLKAKYGLVAMVGDGINDAPALAAANVGISMGAGTDAAIHASGITLMSNNPSLVFEAIDISQKTYKKIKQNLFWAFIYNIFGIPLAAMGFLNPMFAGFAMAFSSFSVVTNSLFLKKWKLK, encoded by the coding sequence ATGAGCTTAATTGATAATAATGACTCAAAAATAATTACTTTAGAAGTGCAAGGTATGACTTGTGCTTCATGTGTTAATCATGTCGAAAAGGCTTTAGCTGCGGTAAATGGCGTAACTGAAACGAGCGTAAATTTAGCAACTGAAAAAGCTCAAGTGAAAATCTCTGCGGAGGTTAAAATTTCAGATCTCATCCGAGCAGTTGAAAAAAGTGGTTATAAGGCAAAAATATTTGATAACAATAAAGCAAATCAAAGTTTTGATTTAAGAAAGAAAATGCAGAAAGAAAAAATAATTCTTTTATTATCAGCACTCTTTACTTTTCCATTATTGTTACCTATGTTTTTCATGTTTTTTTCTATTCATATTGAGTTAAATATATGGTTACAAATTATTTTAGCTTCTATTGTGCAATTCATTTTTGGTTTTCGTTTTTATCGCTCAGCTTTTAAGGCTATTTTAGCTAAAAATGCAAACATGGATTTATTGGTTGCCATTGGAACATCTGCGGCATATTTATTAAGTATTATTGAAGTGTGCTATCAATACTATAGCAATAATTTAGCTGATATGCATTTATATTTTGAGAGCTCAGCAACTATTATTACCCTTATTTTATTTGGAAAATACTTAGAAAATAGAGCAAAATTTCAAACTTCTGAAGCAATAAGATCTTTGGAAAATCTTCGTCCGGATAATGCGACAATCTTTCAAGATGGAAATGAAATTAAAGTAAAAATAGAAGATGTAAAAACTGACGATATTGTATTAGTACGACCGGGTGAAATTATTCCTGTTGATGGCATTATTTTATCAGGGCATTCGCAAATTGATGAGTCTTTAATAACTGGAGAAAGTTTGCCAGTTGAAAAAAGTGAAGGTGATAGAATTACAGGTGGATCTTTAAATGGAAGTGGATTTTTAAAAGTAACGACCACTGCAATTGGGACAGAAACTCTTCTGGCAAAAATTATAAAAATGGTTGAAACAGCACAAGCAAAAAAAGCTCCTATTCAAAAATTAGTAGATAAAGTGAGTTCTATTTTTGTTCCAATAGTACTTCTCATCGCATTAATTACTTTTATAACTTGGGGAATAGTGAGCAACAATTGGTTAGATGCGGCATTGAAAGCTATTGCTGTACTGGTAATTGCTTGTCCCTGCGCTTTAGGATTAGCGACTCCAACAGCGATTATGGTAGGAACTGGAGTTGCTGCAAAGCACGGAATTTTAATTAAAGATGCTGAAGCTTTAGAACAAGTTCACGCTTTAAAAGTTGTTTCATTTGATAAGACTGGAACATTAACTATCGGGCAACCTAAATTAATAGATACTATAAATATAAATTCTTCAAAAAAAGAAATTCTTTCCTTATCTGCAGGATTGCAATCAGGAAGCGAACATCCACTTGCAAAAGCAGTTCTTACTTATGCGAAAGAAAATAAAATTGAAAGTTTTAAATTTAATTCATTAAATGCAATTATTGGTAAAGGTATAATAGGAAATTATCTTGGTAAATCATTTATTTTAGGTAGTGAGAAAATATTGCATGAACATAATTTATTTTTAAGTGAAGATCAAAATGCATTAGTTGCTAAAAATATAAATTTTGGCAGTACGATTTCTTACTTGATAGAAAGTAACAATGAAAGTAGTAAATTACTAGGTATCTTTATTTTTAGAGATATCATAAAAAGTAATGCGAGTGAGGCGATTGCAAAATTAAAAGCTTTGAATATTAAAACAGTAATGATATCTGGAGATAATTTAGGAAGTGCCAATTATGTTGCAAAATTGGTTGGTATTGATGAAGTTTATGCTAATGTATTACCTGATGAAAAATTAAATATTATTCAAAATTTAAAAGCTAAGTATGGTTTAGTTGCTATGGTTGGGGATGGAATTAATGATGCTCCTGCTCTTGCTGCAGCAAATGTAGGAATTTCTATGGGAGCTGGAACCGATGCTGCTATTCATGCTTCTGGTATTACTTTAATGAGTAACAATCCTTCTCTAGTTTTTGAAGCGATAGATATTTCACAAAAAACTTATAAAAAAATTAAACAAAATTTATTTTGGGCTTTTATTTATAATATCTTTGGTATTCCATTAGCCGCTATGGGATTTTTAAATCCTATGTTTGCTGGTTTTGCTATGGCGTTTAGTAGTTTTAGTGTTGTTACGAATTCGTTGTTTTTAAAAAAATGGAAGTTAAAGTAG
- a CDS encoding heavy-metal-associated domain-containing protein has product MFEKLKGIFKKDSIENISVFNLNIEGMNCNSCVNKISKELNSVSFISKYSVFLDKKLLVIEIKDKNKIDEVINVINNLGYKVKLLN; this is encoded by the coding sequence ATGTTTGAAAAATTAAAAGGCATATTTAAAAAAGATAGTATTGAAAATATTTCAGTTTTTAATTTAAATATTGAAGGTATGAATTGTAATTCTTGTGTTAATAAAATTTCTAAAGAGCTTAATTCTGTTAGTTTTATATCTAAATATTCTGTATTTTTAGATAAAAAACTTTTAGTGATTGAAATTAAAGATAAAAATAAAATTGATGAAGTTATTAATGTTATAAATAATTTAGGTTACAAAGTTAAATTATTGAATTAA
- a CDS encoding 3-oxoacyl-[acyl-carrier-protein] synthase III C-terminal domain-containing protein: protein MNYHSVILCHFDLLNLKTPIEQKLLNFYKAKIFAKNCCNKEKVTDPQKIEQVYKDVFEKFSKYAISEDRIQKMQNVMLDTNPENFISEDNYYPELFPNLAESPLGIDIYARSLLFNKIAINVLNQFYPDDLKKPDDIIHVTNTGYLSPGPVQTFVDQKQWFNTCVTHSYQMGCYGAFPAVRMASGFLYSSWKGFQHAKKKLHIDIVHTEVFSLHTNVDEITPENIINMTLFGDGFVKYSAYISNEFDNLNTSGLKILTNYEEVFHNSSENLYWIPDKHHFYFYLSKNVPHVIKKNILNFVINLCDQIGINFLENKNNFIYAVHPGGPKIVQYVQEMLELTDEQMQISRKTFFNHGNVSSSTIPIAWKDIVEDNSIPKGQKIITIGFGPGITASGLIFEKI, encoded by the coding sequence ATGAATTATCATAGTGTTATATTATGTCATTTTGATTTATTAAACTTAAAAACTCCTATTGAGCAGAAATTATTGAATTTTTATAAGGCAAAAATATTTGCAAAAAATTGTTGTAACAAAGAAAAAGTAACTGACCCTCAAAAAATTGAACAAGTTTACAAAGATGTATTTGAAAAATTTTCAAAATATGCAATTTCAGAGGATCGTATTCAAAAAATGCAAAATGTTATGTTAGATACTAATCCTGAAAACTTTATCTCAGAAGACAATTATTACCCAGAATTATTTCCAAATTTAGCTGAAAGTCCACTTGGAATTGATATTTATGCTAGATCGTTATTATTTAATAAAATAGCCATAAATGTATTAAATCAATTTTATCCGGATGATTTAAAAAAACCTGATGACATAATCCATGTTACTAATACTGGTTACTTATCTCCAGGTCCTGTGCAAACATTTGTAGATCAAAAACAATGGTTCAATACTTGCGTTACCCACTCCTATCAAATGGGTTGTTATGGAGCATTTCCAGCTGTACGTATGGCGAGCGGATTTTTATATTCTTCCTGGAAAGGTTTTCAACACGCTAAGAAAAAATTACACATTGATATTGTGCATACTGAAGTATTTTCTTTACATACTAATGTGGACGAAATAACTCCAGAAAATATTATCAATATGACTCTATTTGGAGATGGATTTGTAAAATATTCTGCTTATATAAGTAATGAATTTGATAATTTAAATACTAGTGGACTAAAAATTTTGACAAATTATGAAGAGGTATTTCATAATTCAAGTGAAAATTTATATTGGATACCAGATAAACATCATTTTTATTTTTATCTTTCAAAAAATGTTCCACATGTGATTAAGAAAAACATTCTTAATTTTGTAATTAATTTATGTGATCAAATTGGCATAAATTTTTTAGAGAATAAAAACAACTTCATCTATGCAGTTCATCCTGGTGGTCCCAAAATTGTTCAATATGTCCAAGAAATGCTAGAATTAACAGATGAACAAATGCAAATCTCACGCAAAACATTTTTCAATCACGGCAATGTAAGCTCTTCAACAATTCCAATTGCATGGAAAGATATAGTTGAAGACAATTCAATCCCTAAAGGACAAAAAATTATTACAATAGGTTTTGGTCCTGGTATCACAGCAAGTGGTCTTATTTTTGAAAAGATATGA
- a CDS encoding catalase family protein encodes MQIKKIVFLLFPLYLFSQTVYSQEIKRKKVLSLGEEIPTTPEEEQFNEQLIKLLKGVVQNGYNNRQGQDHPAKRDAHAKQHGCVAAKFKIESNIPSKFRKGIFSTKDEYKAILRFSNGSSELKSDKVGDAHGMAIKILDVKANLLSYEEANGELNTQDFIMIDHPVFFLRNSKDYLPFMMARKSGPEGFKEWLKNNPYEADIITKSISKSPTNPLASQYWSQTPYKIGDKSAMKFTAKPCTGQNFIDIPKEQRQDNYLRDALAMNLARSEFCFDFFIIPQRDAKQHLIEDSTVEWPTTWKGKNNIFKVATIYIPKEQAPNSSEALKICEELSFTPWHGSEDFRPLGGINRTRKKIYLELSKYRNQLNLVNPSIPSSDTWEILLPK; translated from the coding sequence ATGCAAATTAAAAAAATAGTCTTCTTGCTTTTCCCTTTATATCTTTTTTCTCAAACTGTTTATTCGCAAGAAATTAAAAGAAAGAAAGTACTATCACTAGGAGAGGAAATACCCACAACTCCTGAGGAGGAACAATTTAATGAGCAATTAATAAAACTTCTAAAAGGTGTAGTGCAAAATGGTTACAACAATAGACAAGGGCAAGATCATCCTGCAAAAAGAGATGCTCATGCTAAACAGCATGGATGTGTTGCAGCTAAATTTAAAATTGAATCGAATATTCCATCTAAATTCAGAAAAGGGATTTTTTCAACAAAGGATGAATATAAAGCTATACTTCGTTTTTCAAATGGATCTAGTGAATTAAAATCTGATAAAGTTGGTGATGCGCATGGCATGGCTATAAAAATTCTTGATGTTAAAGCAAATTTACTAAGCTATGAAGAAGCTAATGGCGAATTAAACACTCAAGACTTCATTATGATTGATCATCCCGTTTTCTTTTTAAGAAATTCTAAAGATTACTTACCTTTCATGATGGCACGAAAAAGTGGTCCAGAAGGATTTAAAGAGTGGCTAAAAAATAATCCATATGAAGCAGATATTATTACAAAATCTATATCCAAGTCACCTACTAATCCATTAGCATCACAATATTGGAGTCAAACTCCATACAAAATTGGTGATAAATCAGCTATGAAATTTACTGCCAAGCCTTGTACTGGACAAAATTTTATTGATATTCCAAAAGAACAACGGCAAGATAATTATTTAAGAGATGCCTTAGCCATGAATTTAGCAAGAAGTGAATTTTGTTTTGACTTTTTTATTATCCCACAGAGAGATGCAAAACAACATCTCATAGAAGATTCTACTGTTGAGTGGCCAACAACTTGGAAGGGAAAAAATAATATTTTTAAAGTAGCAACAATTTATATTCCTAAAGAACAAGCTCCAAATTCATCTGAAGCTTTAAAAATATGTGAAGAATTATCTTTTACACCGTGGCATGGAAGTGAAGATTTCAGACCTTTAGGTGGAATAAATAGAACTAGAAAAAAAATATATTTAGAATTATCAAAATATAGAAATCAATTGAATTTAGTTAATCCAAGTATACCCTCCTCAGATACTTGGGAAATTTTGTTACCTAAGTAA
- the tmpT gene encoding thiopurine S-methyltransferase, whose amino-acid sequence MDKNFWLERWETNNIPFHLEQTNPSLLKYQHFFTAKTNNNIFLPLCGKTLDIKWLLSQNQNIIGVELSEKAVIELFENLGVNPKVSVLQDMKLYFTKNVAIYVGNIFSLTKELIGNIDYIYDRAALVALPKEVRIKYTSHLMNITNSADQLLITYNYDQTLMDGPPFSLSHNEIETHYSNRYSIKILETLIIPNGLKGICPATEEIWYLKKNV is encoded by the coding sequence ATGGATAAAAATTTTTGGCTAGAAAGATGGGAAACAAATAATATTCCGTTTCATCTTGAACAAACAAATCCAAGTTTACTTAAATATCAGCATTTTTTTACTGCAAAAACAAATAATAACATATTCCTTCCGCTATGCGGGAAAACATTAGATATTAAATGGTTACTTTCCCAAAATCAAAATATTATAGGTGTTGAACTTAGCGAAAAAGCAGTCATAGAACTATTTGAAAATTTAGGAGTGAATCCAAAAGTTAGTGTCTTACAGGATATGAAATTGTACTTTACTAAGAATGTCGCAATATATGTAGGAAATATTTTTAGTTTAACTAAAGAATTAATAGGAAATATTGACTACATATATGATAGAGCTGCTTTAGTTGCTTTGCCAAAAGAAGTGAGAATAAAATATACTTCACATTTAATGAATATAACAAATTCGGCTGATCAATTATTAATAACGTATAACTATGATCAAACTCTTATGGACGGCCCTCCTTTTTCTCTGTCGCATAATGAAATTGAAACACACTACTCAAACCGTTATTCCATTAAAATTTTGGAAACTTTAATAATTCCAAATGGTTTAAAAGGAATTTGTCCAGCTACCGAAGAAATATGGTATCTTAAGAAGAATGTTTAA
- a CDS encoding M16 family metallopeptidase, translating to MLIFSRVFKTVFFTCLSIQSVFANNYSNKKNYYLEKVSQVLPESSLSTFLYKYSNGLTLIVVPQTKNSFSTLFTVVNAGSNKEIEKKDAGIAHFLEHLFFLDAKGSKNKKFEQELLKLGAEFNAHTYKRFVRFYINFPAPAFDEILKLQGNMFQNLEINSTSLENERNIVLNEKSISVDKDDIFSKTSETLNKILYHKTPYEESILGSEENIKSFTAKQLYDFYSQHYSPKNTIFIVVGKFNPDNIAEKIYQEFKNWKAKSENPEKKYSHNLNFSNYICFDKNLPTNRFTFVFKKEKFSEEDIIYFDILNYILTNKSNSFVSELYEKDYISDFYLYYNTGSGVIDDETEFNFETSDPKNFSTHKNALFNKLNEIKNTKFTFYELNKMRDYLIKNSALNYEKSFNIAENIAFNFFTFKTTNPEVKLSEIISNLNNSNFSNWIEENFIKNKYYTKKFLQDKKLINFCKIDER from the coding sequence ATGCTTATTTTTTCTAGAGTTTTTAAAACAGTATTTTTTACATGTCTATCTATACAATCAGTATTTGCTAATAATTACAGTAATAAAAAAAATTATTATTTAGAGAAAGTTAGTCAAGTTTTACCAGAATCATCTTTATCAACTTTCTTGTACAAGTATTCTAATGGCTTAACTTTAATAGTAGTCCCACAAACAAAAAATTCATTTTCCACGCTTTTTACAGTTGTAAATGCTGGTAGCAATAAAGAAATTGAAAAAAAAGATGCTGGAATAGCACATTTTCTAGAACATCTATTTTTCCTAGACGCAAAAGGCTCGAAAAATAAGAAATTTGAACAAGAACTGTTGAAATTGGGTGCTGAATTCAACGCTCACACGTATAAAAGATTTGTCAGATTTTATATCAATTTTCCTGCTCCTGCTTTTGACGAAATTTTAAAATTACAAGGAAATATGTTCCAAAATTTAGAAATAAATAGTACTTCATTAGAAAATGAAAGAAACATTGTACTAAATGAGAAATCTATATCTGTAGATAAAGACGATATTTTTTCTAAAACTTCAGAGACATTAAATAAAATTCTTTACCATAAAACACCATACGAAGAAAGTATTCTTGGTTCAGAAGAAAATATTAAATCATTTACTGCTAAACAATTATATGATTTTTATTCTCAACACTATTCTCCCAAAAATACTATTTTTATAGTTGTGGGAAAATTTAATCCAGATAATATTGCGGAAAAAATATACCAAGAATTTAAAAACTGGAAAGCTAAATCAGAAAATCCTGAAAAAAAATATTCTCACAATTTAAATTTTTCAAATTACATTTGCTTTGATAAAAATTTACCAACAAATCGATTCACTTTTGTTTTTAAGAAAGAGAAATTTTCTGAAGAAGATATTATTTATTTTGATATACTAAATTATATTCTGACAAATAAATCAAACTCTTTTGTAAGTGAACTTTACGAAAAAGATTATATTTCAGATTTTTATTTGTATTATAATACAGGAAGCGGCGTTATTGATGACGAGACTGAATTCAACTTTGAAACAAGTGATCCTAAAAATTTTTCAACACACAAAAATGCTCTTTTTAATAAATTAAATGAAATAAAAAATACTAAATTTACCTTTTATGAATTAAATAAAATGAGAGATTATTTAATCAAAAACTCTGCTTTAAATTATGAAAAAAGCTTTAATATTGCTGAAAATATTGCTTTTAATTTTTTTACTTTTAAAACTACAAATCCAGAAGTAAAATTATCTGAGATTATTTCTAATTTAAATAACTCAAATTTTTCAAATTGGATTGAAGAAAATTTTATTAAAAACAAATATTATACAAAAAAATTTCTGCAGGATAAAAAATTAATTAATTTCTGTAAAATTGATGAAAGATAG